From Candidatus Nomurabacteria bacterium, one genomic window encodes:
- a CDS encoding D-alanyl-D-alanine carboxypeptidase family protein — MIKRYIKNCLRRMKHLLSVVFVVCFSIVNSGVVMAAAGYNSGTPYLYPFYIPEDAQCSVPGTTEAIGVPNSFTEDQRIAQTFIVGFTKDQVEEMRVIVEKYKIGGVLILGNNGNSVFNSTLFSDLNSRSGVPLLVASDEEGGSVQRFKTEIGSFPSAHEMGAMTDTEVQAVGKQIGEGLAGRGVNVALAPVVDLSSDVSGEFGNSSVSRTFSIDPVVVARKAAAFASGLREAGVSPTFKHFPGLSKGKNTDNESSTIAFSEMTDDLKPYETLLGKSNKDIVMLNSSTITGLTENGLVADVSPAVVDLLRTTYKHQGLIVSDALEGPGVKNVVGGLTESAPKALAAGVAPLFGYSANGGEQGIIDAIEAVKNSGVDYNLVLNDMIKYKGGNLNAVNGGGLPSGSKVYVLGDSITVQLISPTVISDGKEVTSSFGQPLKGDLEGAGMTVSGFSAVGGQAINWGTDQVNINASTIAQSDAIIVGLGTNNLHQVLAPGAPPGRILSNAETTIKNSVQNLIDAVKEANPDINIYWTAVYSHGDSLYGSPWDLDQFYKVIDGYLREVAAANGVNVIPWDQSPDALSSLGEGGGDGIHPNGNGTKMLSKFIVNHITSNGNSDTSTTARSTGNCVCSVGGGSTETLAEDERYKIAWDFLVTDKGLSPEAAAGVMGNLKAESGIDPHNMQNNAPLPDSPYMPTDPSDPSQAHPDIRNKFGYGIAQWTSEGRQSNLIAFANNDTQGRTTGDLRLQLEFLWQELTVSYAGVLAVLQTPGVTIDDSSYTMLTEFMVPGVFVEGSDAYSVDGQTEETARRLGFSQDIYNTYSGMAPGSYASSGSQRGCGGSYAGSIDPDMEDSTGVPCASGTKDLGVDTGYRKGKEFQIRTCDIGGNLVVNSQISEGAYALFNDMLAQGLDISATGAGGGFRSMDGQVSVYERHCADAGIEPTPGPYPLASSSEYVDCPGAAPPGYSNHQMGFALDIECNGRLIEQLYTSAVDNPCFQWLQANASRYGYFEFGKGKQESRDDLDHYEGWHWSIDGK; from the coding sequence ATGATCAAAAGATACATAAAAAACTGCCTGCGCCGCATGAAGCACCTGCTAAGCGTTGTTTTTGTGGTCTGCTTTTCGATCGTAAATAGCGGCGTGGTGATGGCCGCAGCTGGCTATAACTCGGGTACGCCATATCTTTATCCATTTTACATACCAGAAGATGCTCAGTGCTCGGTGCCTGGCACCACAGAAGCAATTGGGGTACCAAACTCTTTTACAGAAGATCAGAGGATTGCTCAAACATTCATAGTTGGCTTTACCAAAGACCAGGTTGAAGAAATGAGAGTAATCGTAGAAAAATACAAGATCGGTGGAGTGCTAATACTCGGCAACAACGGTAACAGTGTATTTAATTCTACTCTATTCAGTGATCTGAATAGCCGCTCGGGGGTGCCCTTGTTGGTTGCCAGCGACGAAGAAGGTGGCAGTGTGCAGAGGTTTAAAACCGAGATAGGTAGCTTTCCGAGTGCACACGAGATGGGAGCAATGACCGATACAGAAGTCCAGGCCGTAGGCAAACAGATTGGTGAGGGTCTGGCTGGACGAGGCGTTAATGTCGCTCTTGCTCCGGTTGTAGATTTGAGCTCAGATGTAAGCGGGGAGTTCGGAAATTCATCGGTTAGTCGAACATTTTCTATAGATCCAGTGGTTGTTGCCAGAAAAGCGGCAGCCTTTGCATCGGGCTTGAGAGAAGCCGGAGTCTCGCCAACCTTCAAACATTTCCCAGGTTTAAGTAAAGGCAAGAACACCGATAACGAATCTTCCACCATTGCATTCTCGGAAATGACCGACGACCTGAAGCCCTACGAAACTCTCCTTGGTAAGTCCAATAAAGATATTGTGATGCTAAACAGCTCTACCATAACCGGGCTAACAGAAAACGGCTTAGTTGCTGATGTATCTCCTGCAGTCGTAGATCTTTTGAGAACTACTTATAAACATCAGGGCTTGATTGTTAGCGATGCTTTAGAGGGGCCTGGTGTAAAAAATGTGGTTGGCGGTCTTACTGAATCTGCACCAAAGGCGCTTGCTGCAGGTGTGGCTCCGTTATTTGGCTATAGCGCAAATGGAGGCGAACAGGGAATAATTGACGCTATCGAAGCTGTCAAGAACTCTGGAGTCGACTACAATCTGGTTTTAAATGACATGATCAAATACAAAGGGGGTAACCTAAATGCCGTAAACGGGGGTGGACTGCCAAGCGGAAGTAAAGTGTATGTACTCGGTGATTCAATTACTGTCCAGCTTATTTCTCCCACCGTAATCAGTGATGGTAAAGAAGTTACTAGTAGTTTTGGCCAACCCTTGAAAGGCGACTTAGAGGGTGCTGGCATGACCGTAAGTGGTTTTAGTGCAGTTGGCGGACAAGCAATCAATTGGGGAACTGATCAGGTAAACATAAATGCATCTACGATCGCCCAAAGTGATGCAATAATAGTTGGCCTGGGCACAAACAATTTGCACCAAGTTCTCGCGCCTGGTGCACCTCCGGGCAGAATTTTATCTAACGCAGAGACCACAATAAAAAACTCTGTTCAAAATTTAATTGATGCGGTTAAAGAGGCGAACCCGGATATAAACATCTATTGGACGGCGGTATACTCCCATGGTGATAGTCTATACGGTAGCCCTTGGGACCTAGATCAGTTCTATAAGGTTATCGACGGTTACTTAAGAGAAGTTGCAGCTGCAAACGGAGTAAATGTTATACCTTGGGATCAAAGTCCGGATGCATTAAGTTCTTTGGGTGAAGGTGGTGGAGATGGTATCCATCCAAACGGCAATGGCACAAAAATGTTGAGTAAATTTATCGTCAACCACATCACATCAAACGGCAACTCGGATACCAGCACCACCGCAAGAAGCACTGGCAATTGTGTTTGTTCGGTTGGGGGTGGCTCCACCGAGACACTAGCTGAGGATGAGCGTTATAAAATTGCATGGGATTTTCTAGTAACCGATAAAGGCCTATCCCCAGAAGCAGCCGCCGGCGTAATGGGCAACCTGAAGGCAGAGTCAGGGATTGACCCCCACAACATGCAGAACAATGCACCACTACCCGACAGCCCGTATATGCCGACCGACCCTAGCGATCCAAGCCAAGCCCACCCAGATATCCGCAATAAGTTTGGTTATGGTATAGCTCAGTGGACCTCTGAAGGACGACAGTCAAACTTAATAGCCTTTGCCAACAACGATACCCAAGGTCGAACCACTGGAGATTTACGTCTTCAGTTGGAGTTTTTATGGCAAGAACTAACAGTATCGTATGCTGGTGTACTAGCAGTCCTGCAGACGCCTGGTGTAACAATCGATGATTCGTCGTATACGATGTTGACTGAGTTTATGGTGCCTGGGGTGTTTGTTGAGGGGTCGGATGCCTATAGTGTCGATGGTCAGACAGAAGAAACCGCAAGAAGACTTGGCTTTTCGCAGGACATATATAACACATATTCTGGCATGGCCCCTGGTTCGTATGCTTCTTCGGGTAGTCAACGGGGCTGTGGTGGTAGCTATGCGGGAAGTATCGACCCAGACATGGAAGACTCCACTGGAGTGCCTTGCGCCAGTGGAACCAAGGACCTGGGTGTAGACACTGGCTATAGAAAGGGCAAAGAGTTCCAGATTAGAACTTGTGATATTGGTGGTAACCTGGTGGTTAACTCACAGATCTCTGAGGGTGCCTACGCACTATTTAATGATATGCTAGCACAAGGTCTCGATATTAGTGCAACTGGTGCTGGTGGAGGATTTAGGTCAATGGACGGACAAGTATCTGTCTATGAGAGACATTGTGCGGATGCTGGAATTGAGCCGACACCCGGACCATATCCGCTAGCTAGTAGCTCTGAATATGTTGATTGTCCTGGTGCAGCACCTCCAGGCTATTCGAACCACCAGATGGGCTTCGCCTTAGATATTGAATGTAATGGCAGACTTATTGAGCAGCTATATACTTCTGCAGTTGATAATCCGTGTTTTCAGTGGCTACAAGCAAATGCCTCAAGATACGGCTACTTTGAATTTGGCAAAGGTAAGCAAGAGAGTAGGGACGACCTTGACCACTACGAGGGTTGGCACTGGTCGATAGATGGAAAATAA